The Candidatus Nezhaarchaeota archaeon genome window below encodes:
- a CDS encoding glutaredoxin family protein: MVVKLYTSPHCPRCEALKEALRELGVSYEELDVSDTNVMASLIMRDVYLASTPALEVEGRLLSSEALFRDGEVDRELLRRAVGKYER; the protein is encoded by the coding sequence ATGGTAGTTAAGCTCTATACTTCTCCTCACTGCCCTCGCTGCGAGGCTTTGAAGGAGGCCTTGAGGGAGCTCGGAGTAAGTTATGAGGAGCTAGACGTCTCTGATACTAACGTTATGGCCAGCTTAATTATGAGGGACGTGTACTTAGCCTCAACGCCCGCTCTAGAGGTTGAGGGTAGGCTGCTCTCTTCTGAGGCGCTCTTTAGGGACGGTGAGGTAGATAGAGAGCTGCTTAGGCGGGCGGTGGGTAAGTATGAGCGCTGA
- a CDS encoding molybdopterin molybdenumtransferase MoeA translates to MLRVRGRGFAKLRKAEEVVEEVRRRVSATEIVEEPLERCIWRVLGVDVVSPIDLPPFDRSAVDGYA, encoded by the coding sequence ATGTTGAGGGTGCGGGGGAGGGGGTTCGCTAAGCTTAGGAAGGCTGAGGAGGTAGTGGAGGAGGTTAGGAGGAGGGTTTCGGCCACAGAGATAGTAGAGGAGCCCTTAGAGAGGTGTATTTGGAGGGTCCTCGGGGTAGACGTAGTGTCTCCGATAGACCTGCCGCCCTTCGATAGGTCTGCAGTAGACGGGTACGCA
- a CDS encoding molybdopterin molybdotransferase MoeA: DTGSMMPEGSNAVVMVEYTKELGEWVEVRRPVAPGENVSERGEDVKMGEVVLRAKRLLYPQDVALAASLGLSKLPVHRRPKLLIVPTGSELLQPGEPYRPGGVYNSNAYLLLGLARLYGGRAYVHPPIDEGESSVERALGNLEGYDSIVFTGGTSAGEEDVVPEVLSKRGELVAHGLALKPGMPTAVALIEGKPVFSLPGFPVACMLAFEKVVGPIVAWMAGMEEAPRRPEVRAKLTRRVGGAPGRRAFLRVKLLKAGGELLAEPLRMGGSGVLSSVVKADGYVEVAEDVDLLEEGEEVTVSLLRGWIA; the protein is encoded by the coding sequence GACACCGGCTCTATGATGCCTGAGGGCTCTAACGCAGTAGTAATGGTCGAGTATACGAAGGAGCTAGGCGAGTGGGTAGAAGTACGTCGACCAGTAGCCCCCGGGGAGAACGTGTCTGAGCGAGGAGAAGATGTAAAGATGGGGGAGGTGGTGCTAAGAGCTAAGAGGCTGCTGTACCCGCAGGACGTAGCGCTAGCTGCATCGCTTGGCTTAAGCAAGCTGCCGGTCCACCGAAGGCCTAAGCTACTAATCGTGCCCACTGGGAGCGAGCTCCTCCAGCCAGGCGAGCCGTATAGGCCGGGGGGAGTCTACAACTCTAACGCCTACCTCCTCCTAGGCTTAGCTAGGCTCTATGGGGGGAGGGCCTACGTACACCCGCCCATAGACGAAGGGGAAAGTAGCGTTGAGAGGGCCCTAGGCAACCTCGAGGGCTACGACTCAATAGTATTCACCGGGGGGACTTCGGCTGGAGAAGAAGACGTAGTACCAGAGGTATTAAGCAAGAGGGGCGAGCTAGTAGCCCACGGCCTAGCCTTAAAGCCGGGGATGCCGACGGCCGTGGCGCTCATTGAGGGTAAGCCAGTGTTTAGCCTACCAGGGTTCCCCGTAGCCTGTATGTTGGCGTTCGAGAAGGTGGTCGGGCCGATCGTGGCCTGGATGGCTGGGATGGAGGAGGCCCCGAGGAGGCCTGAAGTAAGGGCTAAGCTAACAAGGAGGGTAGGGGGGGCGCCTGGGCGCAGGGCCTTCTTGAGAGTAAAGCTGCTTAAGGCTGGAGGAGAGCTACTAGCTGAGCCCCTTAGGATGGGCGGCTCAGGGGTGCTCAGCAGCGTAGTGAAGGCGGACGGCTACGTAGAGGTAGCTGAGGACGTAGACCTCCTAGAGGAAGGAGAGGAGGTCACAGTAAGCCTCCTTAGAGGATGGATAGCTTGA